The proteins below come from a single Acidobacteriota bacterium genomic window:
- a CDS encoding deoxyguanosinetriphosphate triphosphohydrolase has protein sequence MTIREKLEELEKRTLAPQACLSARSRGRSRTETPHSIRTAFQRDRDRIIHSKSFRRLKHKTQVFLSPFGDHYRTRLTHTLEVSQIARTIARALRLNEDLAEAVALGHDLGHTPFGHSGEATLNSLVEGGFRHAEQSLRVVEKLEHDGRGLFLTWEVRDGIIGHSKGRGEILGEGAKNMPATLEGQVVRVSDVIAYVNHDLDDAIRAEIISQGEIPPHIIRILGKWPATRIDRLVMDVVEASLSCGLERIAMTPRIMKTMTELRDFLYDRVYFGGGAREELAKTEKIVRELYAWALDHPKGHVKDFPPGDLPATRAADFIAGMTDRFALDLYESIFLPRSWRV, from the coding sequence ATGACCATCAGGGAAAAACTTGAAGAGCTCGAAAAGCGGACGCTGGCGCCCCAGGCCTGCCTGAGCGCCCGGTCCCGGGGCCGCTCCCGAACCGAAACGCCCCATTCCATCCGGACGGCCTTTCAGCGCGACCGCGACCGGATCATCCATTCGAAATCCTTCCGCCGTCTCAAGCATAAAACCCAGGTTTTCCTTTCGCCCTTCGGCGACCACTACCGGACGCGCCTGACCCACACTCTCGAAGTTTCGCAGATCGCCCGGACAATCGCCCGGGCTCTGCGCCTCAACGAGGACCTGGCCGAGGCTGTCGCGCTCGGCCACGATCTGGGGCATACCCCCTTCGGGCATTCGGGAGAGGCCACTCTCAACAGCCTCGTCGAAGGCGGCTTCCGCCACGCCGAACAGAGTCTGCGGGTCGTCGAAAAGCTCGAACACGACGGCAGAGGGCTTTTCCTGACCTGGGAGGTCCGCGACGGCATCATCGGCCATTCCAAGGGTCGGGGCGAGATTCTGGGCGAAGGCGCCAAGAACATGCCGGCCACCCTCGAGGGCCAGGTCGTCCGCGTCTCCGACGTCATCGCCTATGTCAATCACGATCTTGACGACGCCATCCGGGCGGAGATCATTTCCCAGGGCGAGATCCCGCCTCACATCATCCGAATTCTCGGCAAGTGGCCGGCCACCCGGATCGACCGGCTGGTCATGGATGTCGTTGAGGCCAGCCTGTCCTGCGGCCTGGAAAGGATCGCCATGACCCCCAGGATCATGAAGACCATGACGGAACTCCGCGACTTCCTTTATGACCGGGTTTATTTCGGGGGTGGGGCGCGGGAGGAGCTGGCCAAAACGGAAAAAATCGTCCGCGAACTCTATGCCTGGGCGCTCGACCATCCCAAAGGACATGTCAAGGACTTCCCTCCGGGCGATCTGCCGGCGACGCGCGCTGCCGATTTCATCGCCGGGATGACGGACCGCTTCGCCCTCGATCTCTACGAATCGATCTTTCTCCCGCGCTCCTGGCGCGTTTAG
- a CDS encoding amino acid permease, with translation MRKETGAASPSPAQPSRMLTLPGLTLVAVGSCIGAGIFFTPSMIAGYLSSPLLILAAWGLGAVVSLTGALTFAELGSMFTGAGGQYAYLRETYGPVVGFLFGWITFTVVNAAAIASLSIVFARYFAYLFALPFSSTTVIALAAIASVCVVNVLRAKLSEIFAGFFTGLKLFGMGAVTVIGLTLGTHGKTLAWTAPNVSLVDPTLSPLAAFALAFVGVWYSSGGWQHASYLAGEARNPARTVPRAMVAGALIVGTVYILINLAYLSLMPIADIAASQSVAAEAMSRAGPWGGTLIAATIAVSTFGTVGICLFSAPRIFFAMAADGVFFKGLARIHPRFKTPARAILLQASWAAILLLFWGTFADIATYLVFADTVFITITAFAVIRLRKTMPDRPRPYRTLAYPVTPLVFILISGGFGLNLLINRPLHSLASLGLAALGLLIYRCLASKNP, from the coding sequence GTGAGAAAGGAAACCGGCGCGGCGAGTCCGTCGCCGGCCCAACCGTCCCGCATGCTGACGCTTCCGGGGTTGACGCTCGTCGCCGTCGGATCGTGCATCGGTGCCGGGATTTTCTTCACGCCGTCCATGATCGCCGGATATCTCTCCTCGCCGCTTCTGATTCTTGCGGCCTGGGGCCTGGGCGCCGTCGTCTCGCTGACGGGCGCCCTGACGTTCGCCGAACTGGGATCGATGTTCACGGGCGCGGGCGGCCAATACGCCTATTTGCGGGAAACCTACGGTCCGGTCGTCGGATTTCTTTTCGGCTGGATCACCTTCACCGTCGTCAACGCCGCCGCCATTGCCTCGCTGAGCATCGTCTTCGCCCGATATTTTGCCTATCTCTTTGCTCTCCCCTTTTCGTCGACGACTGTTATCGCGCTTGCCGCCATCGCATCGGTCTGCGTCGTCAATGTCTTGAGAGCCAAGTTGTCCGAAATCTTCGCCGGGTTTTTCACCGGGCTCAAGCTTTTCGGAATGGGCGCCGTGACCGTGATCGGACTGACGCTGGGCACGCACGGAAAAACCCTGGCCTGGACCGCGCCCAATGTCTCGCTTGTCGACCCCACGCTGTCGCCCCTGGCCGCCTTCGCCCTGGCTTTTGTCGGCGTCTGGTACTCGTCGGGCGGCTGGCAGCACGCCTCGTATTTGGCGGGCGAGGCCCGGAATCCGGCGCGGACGGTGCCGCGGGCCATGGTGGCCGGCGCACTCATCGTCGGGACCGTCTACATCCTCATCAACCTGGCTTATCTTTCGCTGATGCCGATCGCCGATATCGCCGCATCGCAAAGCGTCGCCGCCGAAGCCATGAGCCGGGCCGGGCCGTGGGGCGGAACATTGATCGCGGCGACGATCGCTGTTTCAACCTTCGGGACGGTGGGCATCTGCCTGTTTTCGGCGCCAAGGATTTTCTTTGCCATGGCCGCGGACGGCGTGTTTTTCAAGGGGCTGGCCCGGATTCACCCGCGCTTCAAGACTCCGGCACGGGCCATCCTGCTTCAGGCTTCATGGGCCGCCATTCTTCTCCTGTTTTGGGGGACATTCGCCGACATCGCGACTTATCTCGTCTTCGCCGACACCGTCTTCATCACGATCACGGCGTTCGCCGTCATCCGGTTGAGGAAAACGATGCCCGACCGGCCGAGGCCCTACCGGACGCTGGCCTACCCGGTGACCCCGCTCGTGTTCATCCTCATCAGCGGCGGCTTCGGGCTCAATCTCCTGATCAACCGGCCGCTCCATTCCCTGGCAAGTCTTGGCCTGGCCGCCCTCGGCCTCCTTATTTATCGTTGCTTGGCTTCGAAAAATCCTTGA
- a CDS encoding pirin family protein produces MARERQVRKVLISQPTLEGAGVHLRRGFGFREAPLFDPFLLFDDFRQDDPERYLPGFPWHPHRGIETITYMLRGTAEHGDSMGNAGVIGPGDVQWMTAGRGIIHQEMPKGGADGRMGGFQLWANLPASQKMMDSRYRDVKSADIPEVALPGGVTVRIICGEVGETRGPVRDIVIDPEYLDVSVPAGAEFVHPTKPGHTVIAYVFEGEGIFSRGEKAPDFEFEPAEYFDLDWKRTLGDHSVVLFGDGDRIRVAAGDVPVRFLIMSGQPLGEPVAWRGPIVMNTQEELRTAFKEFRDGTFVKDFSKPSNDK; encoded by the coding sequence ATGGCCCGGGAAAGACAGGTCCGCAAGGTTTTAATCAGCCAGCCGACCCTGGAAGGCGCGGGGGTTCATCTGCGCCGCGGGTTCGGGTTCCGAGAGGCGCCGCTGTTCGATCCGTTTCTTCTTTTCGACGATTTCCGCCAGGACGATCCCGAACGTTATCTCCCCGGCTTTCCCTGGCATCCCCACCGCGGCATCGAGACGATCACCTACATGCTTCGCGGCACGGCCGAACACGGCGACAGCATGGGAAACGCCGGCGTGATCGGACCCGGCGACGTCCAGTGGATGACGGCCGGACGCGGCATCATCCATCAGGAAATGCCCAAAGGTGGCGCCGACGGCCGCATGGGCGGCTTCCAGCTCTGGGCCAATCTGCCGGCGTCTCAAAAGATGATGGATTCCCGCTACCGGGACGTGAAAAGCGCCGATATTCCCGAGGTGGCGCTTCCTGGAGGCGTCACAGTCCGGATCATCTGCGGGGAGGTGGGCGAGACCCGCGGGCCGGTCCGCGACATCGTCATCGATCCCGAATACCTCGATGTTTCGGTTCCGGCGGGCGCCGAGTTTGTCCATCCGACAAAACCCGGCCACACCGTGATCGCCTATGTCTTCGAGGGGGAAGGGATCTTCTCGCGCGGCGAAAAGGCGCCGGACTTCGAATTCGAGCCGGCCGAATATTTTGATCTGGATTGGAAACGCACGCTCGGCGACCATTCCGTCGTTCTCTTCGGAGACGGCGACCGGATCCGGGTCGCGGCCGGAGACGTGCCCGTGCGGTTTCTGATCATGTCGGGACAGCCCCTCGGCGAACCCGTCGCCTGGCGGGGGCCGATCGTCATGAACACGCAGGAGGAACTCCGGACGGCCTTCAAGGAATTCCGCGACGGAACCTTCGTCAAGGATTTTTCGAAGCCAAGCAACGATAAATAA
- a CDS encoding MerR family transcriptional regulator translates to MKKDVYSLDELAQKTGATPDDIAEWTRIKILKPFGFSDDKLPLFTAENLEKIAHIRKLRELGYGAEAIQKIIRKVGLPIDGRGPDPSPEKDRYLTVGALAERSGVSPRTIKHWEDKGILEPDMRTEGGFRLYPESYIFLCQLIRDLQLFGYTLEEIKALSDDVRTFLVIEADPASFPPSEVEAKLAGMIEAIQALFDRMKLLREGIDRWEDLLKKKRKDILALQAKNRKRADPLKEAGHV, encoded by the coding sequence ATGAAAAAAGATGTTTATTCTCTTGATGAACTGGCCCAAAAAACCGGCGCAACACCCGACGACATCGCCGAATGGACCCGAATCAAAATTCTCAAGCCGTTCGGCTTCAGTGACGACAAATTGCCGCTTTTTACGGCAGAGAATTTGGAGAAAATCGCCCATATCCGCAAACTCCGGGAACTCGGCTACGGCGCCGAGGCCATCCAGAAAATCATCCGCAAGGTCGGGCTGCCCATCGACGGACGCGGCCCCGACCCTTCTCCTGAAAAGGACCGTTATCTCACGGTCGGCGCCTTGGCCGAACGTTCGGGTGTCAGTCCCCGGACCATCAAGCACTGGGAGGACAAGGGCATCCTCGAGCCCGACATGCGGACCGAGGGCGGGTTCCGCCTCTATCCCGAGTCCTACATTTTCCTGTGCCAGCTCATCCGCGATCTCCAGCTCTTCGGCTACACCCTGGAAGAAATCAAGGCTCTCTCAGACGACGTCCGGACTTTTCTGGTCATCGAAGCCGACCCGGCCTCCTTCCCCCCATCCGAAGTGGAAGCGAAACTTGCGGGGATGATCGAGGCCATTCAGGCGCTCTTCGACAGGATGAAGCTTCTCCGAGAAGGCATCGATCGATGGGAGGACCTGCTCAAGAAAAAGAGAAAAGACATTCTCGCCCTTCAGGCGAAAAATCGAAAGCGGGCCGACCCGCTCAAGGAGGCCGGCCATGTCTAA
- a CDS encoding radical SAM protein yields the protein MSKFIFIEPQAPDLHIFSQFPLPRLGTLILGTMMKRRGCEVEVFVEDFRRLDFEVIGSADLVGISTITSTAPRAYAIADRVRGLGIPVIMGGPHVTFLTEEALEHADFVIRGEGEAALATFMDARENGTPLAEVPNLSFRDADGRIHHNPMAPRAENLDTIPFPDFTLLKPDAPGQRRMSSIPVLTSRGCPYDCSFCSVTGMFGRKYRHRSTENIIEELRLYDSRKNSIFFYDDNFAADPQRTRELCEAMIREKFKFNWTTQVRADITRDPDLVRLMKRSGCHTLYIGFESVNPASLEDMKKKQTVAEIAQAVKILRRHRIKIHGMFVLGFDQDDWESVRKTVRWAKKSRLTSTQFLILTPLPGSEFYNRISSENRIQFHDWTLYDAHHAVFQPARFSLFDLQKAQIFAHKKFYSLKQTARKLLAGEWFGVAIAHYARNLNRMWRRRNRLFMRAIKLLKPRPGSRAKINVDYRQEINLDI from the coding sequence ATGTCTAAATTCATATTCATCGAACCTCAAGCCCCGGATCTTCACATCTTTTCGCAGTTCCCGCTCCCCCGTTTGGGAACGCTCATTCTGGGAACGATGATGAAGCGCCGCGGTTGCGAAGTCGAAGTCTTCGTGGAAGATTTCAGAAGGCTCGATTTCGAAGTCATCGGCTCAGCCGATCTCGTCGGCATCTCGACCATCACCTCGACGGCGCCTCGAGCCTATGCCATCGCCGACAGGGTTCGTGGCCTGGGAATCCCCGTCATCATGGGCGGGCCGCATGTGACATTTCTCACCGAGGAGGCTCTGGAACATGCCGACTTCGTCATCCGCGGCGAGGGCGAGGCGGCGCTTGCGACCTTCATGGACGCCCGCGAAAACGGCACGCCTCTCGCTGAGGTCCCGAACCTCTCCTTCAGGGACGCCGACGGCCGAATTCACCACAACCCCATGGCCCCCCGGGCGGAAAACCTCGACACCATCCCTTTCCCGGACTTCACACTCCTCAAGCCCGACGCTCCGGGCCAAAGACGCATGAGTTCGATTCCCGTACTCACCTCGCGCGGCTGCCCTTATGACTGCTCCTTCTGTTCCGTGACCGGGATGTTCGGCCGGAAATATCGCCACCGTTCGACGGAAAACATCATCGAGGAACTCCGGCTCTATGACAGCCGGAAAAACTCCATTTTCTTTTACGACGACAATTTCGCGGCTGACCCTCAACGGACCCGGGAGCTCTGCGAAGCCATGATCCGCGAAAAGTTCAAGTTCAATTGGACGACCCAAGTCCGGGCCGACATCACCCGCGACCCCGATCTTGTCCGTCTCATGAAGCGCTCCGGCTGCCACACCCTCTACATCGGCTTCGAGTCCGTGAACCCGGCAAGCCTCGAGGACATGAAAAAAAAGCAGACCGTGGCCGAAATCGCCCAGGCTGTCAAGATCCTGCGCCGCCACCGCATCAAAATTCATGGCATGTTCGTCCTCGGGTTCGACCAGGACGACTGGGAATCCGTCCGGAAAACGGTCCGGTGGGCCAAAAAATCCAGGCTGACATCGACACAGTTTCTGATTCTGACACCCCTTCCCGGCTCGGAGTTCTATAACCGGATCTCCTCCGAGAACCGGATTCAATTTCACGATTGGACTCTCTACGACGCCCATCACGCCGTCTTCCAACCCGCCCGGTTTTCGCTCTTTGACCTGCAGAAAGCACAGATCTTCGCCCACAAGAAGTTCTATTCGTTAAAACAGACGGCCCGCAAGCTTCTGGCCGGAGAGTGGTTCGGCGTGGCGATCGCCCACTATGCCCGAAATCTCAACCGGATGTGGCGGCGCCGCAACAGGCTTTTTATGCGGGCGATCAAGCTTCTCAAGCCTCGGCCCGGTTCGCGGGCAAAAATCAACGTCGACTACCGCCAGGAAATCAACCTCGATATCTAA
- a CDS encoding TorF family putative porin produces MKKTVVLLTMAASLVPLHAGIQVSGQADIVSRYIWRGFDLYPENKPAFQPSLTFDFGNSGLSVEAWFSFASANRAEFKTADELNLIVSYALPAGDNVDLSAGLIHYVYYRTPGFTYRNDTSREVFVEAGLPNVFARPSLTVFYDFDLGDGLYAELSGALDAPLSENVVPELSVALGYNGRQYQKEKSGLSHLSWTLALPLEAKGVTITPFCNLTFIFLRAVNPSKSEIFFGLSVSF; encoded by the coding sequence ATGAAAAAAACCGTTGTCTTGCTGACGATGGCCGCATCTCTCGTTCCGCTCCATGCCGGAATTCAGGTTTCAGGCCAGGCCGACATCGTCTCGCGCTACATCTGGCGCGGATTCGATCTCTATCCCGAAAACAAACCGGCCTTCCAGCCCTCCCTGACCTTCGATTTCGGGAACAGCGGCCTCAGCGTCGAGGCCTGGTTCAGCTTCGCCTCCGCAAACCGCGCCGAATTCAAAACCGCCGACGAGCTCAATCTGATCGTGTCCTATGCCCTGCCCGCCGGAGACAACGTCGACCTCTCGGCGGGCCTCATCCACTATGTCTATTACCGGACGCCGGGCTTCACTTACCGAAACGACACAAGCCGTGAAGTTTTCGTCGAGGCGGGGCTGCCGAATGTGTTCGCCCGGCCTTCTCTAACCGTTTTCTACGACTTCGATCTCGGCGACGGCCTCTATGCCGAGCTCTCGGGAGCGCTCGACGCCCCGCTTTCGGAAAACGTCGTTCCCGAACTCTCCGTCGCCCTCGGCTATAACGGCAGGCAATATCAGAAGGAAAAATCCGGGTTGTCCCACCTCTCCTGGACGCTGGCCCTCCCCTTGGAGGCGAAGGGCGTGACCATCACGCCCTTCTGCAACCTGACGTTCATTTTTCTGCGCGCCGTCAACCCTTCCAAAAGCGAGATCTTCTTCGGCCTTTCGGTCTCTTTCTGA
- a CDS encoding protein kinase, which produces MNCPNCSGENSDTRKFCGECGTPLPESSLSGEAGETLSETQILPWAVLRTGDIFASRYQVIEQLGAGGMGRVYRVLDKKLDEEIALKLIKAEAAGDRKTLDRFRAELKTARQVVHQNVARVFDLNETDGMPFITMEYVRGENLRALIKKVGRLDASQAVPIAAQVCRGLAEAHRRGIIHRDLKPQNIMIDEDGKAQIMDFGLARLARSVELSEKGPAEGTPAYIAPEQIENRTVDHRADLYSLGIVLYEMVTGHPPFRTSSAAGLVHKHLTQSPRNPREVNPDIPSELARIIMKCLKKQPEKRYQNAAEILVDLDRLEKDNRPHEKKTSSPSYRARVLRLAAGIAGLTAIAFLAIHNIPLKPTPHKIAVLLDLRRDVDQADASHFRGLQENIINKLIAGIPRLDFVPWKTMSDYGNPRHSDMQIGEDLSAKYLLRLYPSAGEADYRLTAHLIDASKSEIVQSFNLGPKDNYFQLEDELPEQLARALKITFIEERLRNVKLDREPKNLEAYNHYLDGMEISRDDFDEAVGHFEKAIEIDPRYALAYWALGNVYEARYNRPGHHRNKEDLDSMFWAYRKAGDIGPHLPEPHLGLGWASFYDGDNNKAFQYFQRALKLDPKNVMVNQDAGAFLRSLGLYDQAVKYLDRAARLDPVNPEPVIQMAQCRAYMGRYEKALKLTQRAFIINPVDLQVLNAFAINLVMMGRLEEAENQLQNYEKFHPENRRPYLPSALLAATRGQKEKALELISGSQENPVPENILARRWLLPESTCLYLLLGMRDEALQNIEFGIEKGFQERLMYLYSYPSLSRNARFNTLRKDPRFQNILKKQKEYYLKELKKFEKL; this is translated from the coding sequence ATGAATTGTCCCAATTGCTCGGGAGAAAACTCCGACACCCGGAAATTCTGCGGCGAATGCGGGACTCCACTTCCAGAGTCGTCCCTTTCCGGCGAAGCCGGCGAAACTCTTTCTGAAACCCAAATCCTCCCCTGGGCCGTCCTCCGGACCGGCGACATCTTCGCCTCCCGTTACCAGGTCATCGAACAGCTCGGCGCGGGCGGCATGGGCCGGGTTTACCGCGTTCTCGACAAGAAGCTCGATGAGGAGATCGCTCTCAAGCTCATCAAAGCCGAAGCGGCCGGAGACCGCAAAACCCTGGATCGGTTCCGGGCCGAACTCAAAACCGCCCGCCAAGTCGTTCACCAAAACGTGGCCCGCGTTTTCGACCTGAACGAAACGGACGGCATGCCTTTCATCACCATGGAATATGTCCGGGGCGAAAATCTTCGGGCCCTCATCAAGAAAGTCGGCCGCCTCGACGCCTCTCAGGCCGTTCCCATCGCCGCCCAGGTTTGCCGGGGTCTGGCCGAAGCCCATCGCCGCGGCATCATTCATCGCGACCTGAAACCTCAGAACATCATGATCGATGAAGACGGCAAGGCGCAGATCATGGATTTCGGCCTGGCCCGGCTGGCCAGATCGGTCGAGCTTTCAGAAAAGGGACCCGCCGAGGGGACTCCGGCCTACATCGCCCCCGAACAGATCGAAAACCGAACCGTCGACCATCGGGCCGACCTCTATTCGCTGGGCATCGTGCTTTATGAAATGGTCACGGGACATCCTCCTTTCAGAACCTCGAGCGCCGCCGGTCTGGTCCATAAACACTTGACTCAATCGCCCCGAAATCCCCGCGAGGTGAATCCCGATATTCCTTCCGAGCTGGCCCGGATCATCATGAAGTGTCTGAAGAAACAGCCGGAGAAGCGCTATCAGAACGCAGCCGAGATTCTGGTCGATCTCGATCGTTTGGAGAAAGATAATCGGCCCCATGAGAAAAAGACATCGTCGCCTTCCTATCGAGCTCGTGTCCTTCGCCTGGCCGCCGGTATCGCCGGGCTGACGGCTATCGCCTTTCTGGCCATCCACAACATCCCCCTGAAGCCCACGCCCCACAAGATCGCCGTGCTTTTGGACCTGAGAAGGGATGTCGATCAAGCGGATGCAAGTCATTTTCGCGGCCTGCAGGAGAACATCATCAACAAGCTCATTGCCGGCATCCCGCGTCTGGACTTCGTTCCCTGGAAAACCATGTCGGATTACGGGAATCCGCGCCACAGCGACATGCAGATCGGGGAGGATCTCAGCGCAAAATATCTTCTGCGTCTTTACCCCAGCGCGGGCGAAGCCGATTATCGATTGACGGCCCACCTGATTGACGCCTCCAAAAGCGAAATCGTCCAATCCTTCAACCTCGGCCCCAAAGACAACTATTTCCAGCTCGAGGACGAGCTGCCCGAGCAACTCGCCCGGGCCCTCAAGATCACTTTCATCGAGGAACGGCTCCGGAATGTCAAGCTTGACCGGGAGCCGAAAAACCTCGAAGCCTACAATCATTACCTGGACGGCATGGAGATTTCCCGCGACGACTTTGATGAGGCCGTTGGGCATTTCGAAAAGGCCATCGAGATCGATCCCCGCTATGCCCTCGCTTACTGGGCTTTGGGCAATGTCTACGAGGCACGCTACAACCGTCCCGGTCACCATCGAAACAAAGAAGACCTGGACAGCATGTTTTGGGCCTACCGCAAAGCCGGTGATATCGGTCCCCATCTGCCCGAACCCCATCTCGGCCTCGGCTGGGCCTCGTTTTACGATGGCGACAATAACAAGGCTTTCCAGTATTTTCAGAGGGCTCTCAAACTTGATCCGAAAAATGTCATGGTCAATCAGGATGCCGGAGCCTTCCTCAGAAGCCTGGGGCTTTATGACCAAGCCGTGAAATATCTTGACCGGGCCGCCCGCCTCGATCCCGTCAATCCGGAACCCGTTATCCAGATGGCCCAGTGCCGGGCTTATATGGGCCGATACGAAAAGGCCCTGAAACTGACACAACGGGCGTTCATCATCAACCCGGTGGACCTCCAGGTGTTGAACGCCTTTGCCATCAACCTCGTCATGATGGGTCGTCTCGAAGAAGCCGAAAATCAGCTGCAAAACTACGAAAAATTCCATCCCGAGAACCGCCGTCCTTACCTCCCCTCCGCACTTCTCGCGGCAACCCGGGGACAAAAAGAGAAAGCTTTGGAGTTGATAAGCGGATCGCAAGAAAACCCTGTGCCGGAAAATATCCTGGCGAGGCGATGGCTCCTGCCGGAATCCACATGTCTTTATCTTCTACTCGGGATGAGGGACGAGGCCCTTCAAAACATCGAATTCGGGATCGAAAAGGGATTTCAGGAGCGACTGATGTATCTTTACTCCTATCCCTCCCTGTCCCGGAATGCCCGCTTCAATACACTCCGAAAAGATCCCCGTTTTCAGAATATCCTGAAAAAACAAAAGGAATACTATCTCAAAGAACTTAAAAAGTTCGAAAAACTTTAG